A section of the Neorhizobium galegae bv. orientalis str. HAMBI 540 genome encodes:
- a CDS encoding TerC family protein, whose protein sequence is MMEFFTPEALSALLQVIMIDLVLAGDNAIVIGLAAAGLPKEQRSKAILVGIIAATVLRIGFALATTQLLQIVGLLLAGGVLLLWVCWKMWRELRTPHHHEDEASEALQEADLNADGTVAGGAPRKTFAQAAWQIVIADVSMSLDNVLAVAGAAHEHPGVLIFGLVLSIALMGIAASFIARLLNKHRWIAYVGLAVILYVALEMIWRGFHEVAPYIGG, encoded by the coding sequence ATGATGGAATTCTTTACGCCGGAGGCGTTGTCCGCCCTCCTGCAGGTTATCATGATCGACCTCGTGCTGGCCGGGGACAACGCGATCGTCATCGGTCTCGCGGCTGCCGGCCTGCCGAAGGAACAGCGGTCCAAAGCCATTCTGGTCGGTATCATCGCGGCCACCGTGCTGCGTATCGGTTTCGCGCTTGCCACGACCCAGCTCTTGCAGATCGTAGGCCTGCTGCTGGCCGGCGGTGTCCTGCTTCTCTGGGTTTGCTGGAAGATGTGGCGGGAACTGCGCACGCCGCATCATCATGAGGATGAAGCCAGCGAAGCGCTCCAGGAGGCCGACCTCAACGCCGACGGCACGGTTGCCGGCGGGGCTCCGCGCAAGACTTTCGCCCAGGCCGCCTGGCAGATCGTCATTGCCGACGTCTCCATGTCGCTCGACAACGTGCTCGCCGTTGCCGGTGCCGCCCACGAACATCCGGGCGTGCTGATTTTTGGCCTGGTCCTGTCGATCGCGCTGATGGGTATCGCCGCAAGCTTCATCGCCCGCCTGCTCAACAAGCATCGCTGGATTGCCTATGTCGGTCTCGCCGTCATCCTTTACGTCGCGCTCGAAATGATCTGGCGCGGCTTTCATGAAGTTGCGCCCTATATCGGCGGGTAA
- a CDS encoding ABC transporter permease, whose protein sequence is MATINLSETARTPGWYATLITRLRRNVPFTVGIGILWLAAVVVVAIFADQIRPYNITAMDLSSRLSHPGALKHLLGTDELGRDVLSRLLQSVRVSLIIAFGATILSAVFGTALGFAAAQFRGAVEHLVLVLADFQAALPFLIMSLAVLAFFGSSMVLLVCLMGFYGWERYARIARGLAISASSQGYAASVVQLGATPARVYFHHILPNVASTLIVSMTLTFPEIILMESGLSFLGLGVQPPETSLGNMVGFGREYLTRAPWIMLAPSVVIMLTTLSISIVGDWLRDKLDPTLS, encoded by the coding sequence ATGGCTACGATCAATCTGTCGGAAACCGCGCGGACGCCGGGCTGGTATGCGACGCTCATCACGCGCCTGCGTCGCAACGTGCCGTTCACCGTCGGTATCGGCATTCTCTGGCTGGCGGCCGTGGTGGTGGTTGCCATTTTTGCCGACCAGATCCGCCCCTACAACATCACCGCCATGGACCTGTCGAGCCGCCTTTCCCATCCGGGCGCTCTCAAGCACCTGCTCGGCACCGACGAACTCGGTCGTGACGTGCTTTCACGTCTCCTCCAGTCGGTCCGGGTGTCGCTGATCATCGCCTTTGGCGCCACGATCCTATCTGCGGTGTTCGGCACGGCGCTGGGCTTCGCGGCAGCCCAGTTCCGGGGTGCGGTCGAGCATCTCGTGCTGGTGCTTGCCGATTTCCAGGCAGCATTGCCGTTCCTGATCATGTCGCTCGCCGTGCTCGCCTTCTTCGGCTCCTCCATGGTGCTGCTCGTCTGCCTCATGGGGTTCTACGGTTGGGAACGTTACGCCCGCATCGCCCGCGGCCTGGCGATCTCGGCAAGCTCTCAGGGATATGCGGCCTCCGTCGTGCAGCTCGGCGCGACGCCGGCGCGCGTCTATTTCCATCACATCCTGCCGAACGTCGCCTCGACCCTAATCGTCTCGATGACGCTGACTTTCCCGGAAATCATCCTGATGGAAAGCGGTCTTTCCTTCCTCGGCCTCGGCGTGCAGCCGCCGGAAACGAGCCTTGGCAACATGGTCGGCTTCGGCCGCGAATACCTGACCCGCGCGCCGTGGATCATGCTCGCTCCTTCGGTGGTGATCATGCTGACCACGCTGTCGATCAGCATCGTCGGCGACTGGCTGCGCGACAAGCTCGACCCGACCCTTTCGTAG
- a CDS encoding ABC transporter permease — translation MIRFIAVRLLRAMITIFAVVTFAFVVLRMSGDPAQVMLGPDVPQEAVDAFRRSWGLDQPLWIQYLAYIKSIFTGDFGVSMRDKASALDLVLQRLPATLQLTLPALLLKLVFGIPAGVYAALHRQSFADRGVILLAVLGFTIPSFVMGLLLVLIFAVILGVLPSGGQDTWVHGILPTVTMSIGGIGILARFSRSAMIEVMGQPYIRTASAKGLKWGDVVWNHALPNAAVPIVTIVGFMVGSLIAGAVVVESIFSWPGIGRLLIVSVSNRDLAVVQCILLIIAAAMVVSNLVVDLLYGWLDPRLRSNAAH, via the coding sequence ATGATCCGCTTCATAGCCGTCCGACTGCTACGGGCAATGATCACCATCTTTGCCGTCGTCACCTTCGCCTTCGTCGTGCTGCGCATGTCGGGAGACCCGGCGCAGGTCATGCTCGGCCCGGATGTGCCGCAGGAAGCCGTCGATGCGTTCCGTCGTTCCTGGGGGCTCGACCAGCCGCTCTGGATCCAATACCTCGCCTATATCAAATCGATCTTCACCGGCGATTTCGGCGTGTCGATGCGTGACAAGGCGTCGGCGCTGGATCTGGTGCTGCAGCGCCTGCCCGCGACGCTGCAGCTCACCCTGCCGGCGCTGCTTCTCAAGCTGGTGTTCGGCATTCCGGCGGGCGTCTACGCGGCGCTGCATCGCCAGAGCTTTGCCGATCGTGGCGTGATCCTGCTTGCGGTGCTCGGCTTCACGATCCCGTCCTTCGTGATGGGCCTCCTCCTGGTGCTGATCTTCGCGGTCATCCTCGGCGTGCTGCCATCCGGTGGTCAGGACACCTGGGTGCACGGCATTCTGCCGACGGTGACCATGAGCATCGGCGGTATCGGCATCCTCGCCCGTTTCTCGCGCAGCGCCATGATCGAGGTGATGGGTCAGCCCTATATCCGCACCGCTTCCGCCAAGGGCCTGAAATGGGGCGACGTGGTCTGGAACCATGCGCTGCCGAACGCGGCCGTGCCGATCGTGACGATCGTCGGCTTCATGGTCGGCTCGCTGATCGCCGGCGCCGTGGTGGTCGAATCGATCTTCTCGTGGCCGGGCATCGGCCGCCTGCTGATCGTCTCGGTCAGCAACCGCGACCTCGCGGTCGTCCAGTGCATCCTGCTGATCATCGCCGCAGCAATGGTGGTTTCGAACCTCGTCGTCGACCTGCTCTACGGCTGGCTCGACCCCCGCCTTCGCTCAAACGCGGCGCATTGA
- a CDS encoding ABC transporter ATP-binding protein — translation MTALVEADNLVRVYQIRRGLFAQPHPVRAVDGISLALKPGETLGIVGESGSGKSTLGRMLLGIDAAQGGEVRFEGKPMPHLKTPEWRALRAKMQFVYQDPLAALDRRVTIAKQIGEPLDIHRLIPKQHQEARVAELMTAVGLRPDQAGRYPHELSGGQRQRAVIARALAARPKLLVCDEPVSALDVSIQAQVVNMLRDLQEQNGVAMVFISHDLKVVRNIADRVAVMYLGRIVEEASSDVIFHSPQHPYTKALVSSVPVPGKILQGRVILQGEPPNPANRPLGCAFHPRCALAQDVCRTVVPQLRPIGNGRTAACHVVAGEAASIAA, via the coding sequence ATGACCGCCCTTGTCGAAGCGGACAATCTCGTTCGCGTCTATCAGATCCGTCGCGGCCTGTTCGCACAGCCGCATCCGGTGCGTGCCGTGGACGGCATTTCGCTGGCGCTGAAGCCTGGCGAGACGCTTGGGATCGTCGGCGAGTCGGGGTCCGGCAAATCGACGCTCGGCCGAATGCTGCTCGGCATCGACGCCGCACAGGGCGGAGAAGTGCGGTTCGAAGGCAAGCCGATGCCGCACCTGAAGACGCCGGAATGGCGCGCGCTGCGGGCCAAGATGCAGTTCGTCTATCAGGATCCGCTGGCAGCGCTCGACCGACGCGTGACGATCGCAAAACAGATAGGCGAGCCGCTGGACATCCACAGGCTCATTCCGAAGCAGCACCAGGAAGCCCGCGTTGCCGAGTTGATGACGGCCGTCGGTCTGCGTCCGGATCAGGCCGGGCGCTACCCTCACGAACTGTCGGGCGGCCAGCGGCAGCGCGCGGTGATCGCCCGCGCGCTTGCCGCACGTCCCAAGCTTCTGGTCTGCGACGAGCCGGTTTCCGCGCTCGACGTCTCCATCCAGGCACAGGTCGTCAACATGCTGCGCGATCTGCAGGAGCAGAACGGCGTCGCCATGGTGTTCATCAGCCATGACCTCAAGGTGGTGCGCAATATCGCCGACCGGGTGGCGGTGATGTATCTCGGCCGGATCGTCGAGGAAGCCTCGTCCGACGTGATTTTTCACTCGCCGCAGCATCCCTATACCAAGGCGCTGGTCTCCAGCGTGCCGGTGCCGGGCAAGATCCTCCAGGGACGCGTCATCCTTCAGGGCGAGCCGCCGAATCCGGCCAATCGCCCGCTCGGTTGCGCCTTCCACCCCCGTTGCGCGCTGGCGCAGGACGTCTGTCGCACTGTCGTGCCGCAGCTCCGCCCAATCGGCAATGGTCGCACGGCCGCCTGCCATGTCGTGGCCGGCGAAGCCGCCTCGATTGCGGCCTGA
- a CDS encoding ABC transporter ATP-binding protein — protein MDRASSNLVELRDLKVAFDGVQVLHGIDLNVGRGEAVGLVGESGCGKSVTWLAALGLLPGKASVSGSVQLDGQELAGGPREVFERVRGGRIAMIFQDPSSSLNPVLRIGRQIVEALSLHRGLRGDAAKREALRLLDMVGIPDARRRFDLYPHEFSGGQCQRLMIAMALAGEPDLLIADEPTTALDATIQAQILDLLIQLRAETGMATVFISHDLGAVSQVCERVCVMYAGRIVEEGSVAQLFSEPRHPYTRGLFDAIPRIDGPRQRLIPIPGTVPNPKHLPEGCSFSPRCFRAVEACRSERPSLETSADGRQLACFRPVPANEPVETRTRMTEDMLQ, from the coding sequence ATGGATAGAGCATCGTCCAATCTGGTGGAGCTGCGTGACCTGAAGGTCGCCTTTGACGGCGTCCAGGTTCTGCACGGCATCGATCTCAATGTGGGCCGGGGCGAAGCAGTCGGTCTCGTCGGAGAATCGGGATGCGGAAAATCGGTGACGTGGCTCGCGGCTCTGGGACTGCTTCCCGGCAAGGCGAGTGTCAGCGGTTCCGTTCAGCTTGATGGGCAGGAACTCGCCGGCGGTCCCCGTGAGGTTTTCGAGCGGGTGCGCGGCGGCCGGATCGCGATGATCTTCCAGGACCCGTCGAGCTCGCTCAATCCGGTGCTCAGGATCGGCCGCCAGATCGTCGAGGCTCTGTCGTTGCATCGTGGCCTCCGGGGCGATGCGGCCAAAAGAGAGGCGCTGCGGCTGCTGGACATGGTCGGCATTCCCGATGCCCGCCGCCGTTTCGATCTCTATCCCCACGAATTCTCGGGCGGTCAGTGTCAGCGGCTGATGATCGCCATGGCGCTTGCCGGCGAGCCGGACCTCTTGATTGCAGACGAGCCGACCACCGCGCTCGACGCGACGATCCAGGCGCAGATCCTCGACCTGCTGATCCAGCTCCGGGCCGAGACCGGCATGGCGACGGTGTTCATCAGCCACGATCTCGGTGCCGTTTCCCAGGTCTGTGAGCGCGTCTGCGTCATGTATGCCGGCCGGATCGTCGAGGAAGGCAGCGTCGCTCAGCTTTTCTCCGAGCCGCGTCATCCTTATACACGCGGTCTTTTCGACGCGATCCCGCGGATCGACGGTCCCCGCCAGCGGCTGATCCCGATCCCCGGTACGGTTCCGAACCCGAAACATCTGCCCGAAGGCTGTTCGTTTTCGCCGCGCTGTTTTCGCGCGGTCGAGGCCTGTCGGAGCGAGCGCCCTTCGCTCGAAACGTCGGCCGACGGCCGGCAGCTCGCCTGCTTCCGGCCGGTTCCGGCCAATGAGCCTGTCGAGACAAGAACCAGAATGACCGAGGACATGCTGCAATGA
- a CDS encoding ABC transporter substrate-binding protein, with protein MVNFTRRSTLGLAGAAAGSLILPRFSFAQGAKRPSITIAVQKITNNNTLDIWNEQSNVGERVFFPNLWEGLILRDWMGNQGPLPGLATEWKRIDDKTLELKLRKGVKFHNGDELTAEDVVFSFSAQRLFGTTQPAGGKTIFADDNKPVTAKELPAAIPGIGRRLWPALAGVEAVDKYTVRFHNATPDVTLEGRLYAFGSQIANRRAWDEAKTYVDWARKPVTTGAYMVGEYKPDVSLTLVAFDEYWGGRPPLAQIRFVEVPEVASRVNGLLSGEYDFACDLPPDQIATVKAAKGFEVQGSTINNHRISVFNTRNPILANPLMRRAMTHSIDRQAIVEALWAGQTKIPAGLQFPFYGPMFVEGWKVPEFNAKLAQDLIKQAGYKGDVIPFRLLNNYYTNQTSNGQIMVEMWKQVGLNVQIEMKENWGQIHDPAGVKGVRDWSASAAFSDPVSSIVAQFGPNGEVQQKKDWTNAEANQMASILETSTDAAARKKAFARMLEICEREDPVYQVLHQNAVFTGMKSSLKWKAAPAFAMDFRSSNWAI; from the coding sequence ATGGTCAACTTCACCCGCCGCAGCACGCTCGGCCTTGCTGGCGCCGCTGCCGGTTCGCTGATCCTGCCACGCTTCTCGTTCGCCCAGGGCGCCAAACGCCCGTCGATCACGATCGCCGTTCAGAAGATCACCAACAACAACACGCTCGACATCTGGAACGAACAGTCGAACGTTGGCGAGCGCGTTTTCTTCCCGAACCTCTGGGAAGGCCTCATCCTGCGTGACTGGATGGGCAACCAGGGGCCGCTTCCGGGTCTCGCAACCGAATGGAAGCGCATCGACGACAAGACGCTCGAACTGAAGCTCCGCAAGGGCGTCAAGTTCCACAACGGCGACGAACTGACCGCAGAAGACGTCGTCTTCAGCTTCTCCGCCCAGCGCCTGTTCGGCACCACCCAGCCTGCCGGCGGCAAGACCATCTTCGCCGACGACAATAAGCCGGTGACCGCCAAGGAATTGCCGGCCGCCATCCCGGGCATCGGCCGCCGCCTGTGGCCGGCACTCGCCGGCGTCGAAGCCGTCGACAAATACACCGTCCGTTTCCACAACGCGACGCCGGATGTCACGCTCGAAGGCCGCCTCTACGCCTTCGGCAGCCAGATCGCCAATCGCCGCGCCTGGGACGAAGCCAAGACCTACGTTGATTGGGCCCGCAAGCCTGTTACGACCGGTGCCTACATGGTCGGCGAATACAAGCCGGACGTTTCGCTGACGCTCGTCGCCTTCGACGAATACTGGGGTGGCCGTCCGCCGCTCGCCCAGATCCGCTTCGTGGAAGTTCCGGAAGTCGCTTCCCGCGTCAACGGCCTGCTTTCCGGCGAATACGACTTCGCCTGCGACCTGCCGCCGGACCAGATCGCGACCGTCAAGGCTGCCAAGGGCTTTGAGGTTCAGGGATCGACGATCAACAACCACCGCATCTCGGTCTTCAACACTCGGAACCCGATCCTTGCCAACCCGCTGATGCGCCGCGCCATGACGCATTCGATCGACCGCCAGGCGATCGTCGAAGCGCTGTGGGCCGGCCAGACCAAGATCCCGGCTGGTTTGCAATTCCCGTTCTACGGCCCGATGTTCGTCGAAGGCTGGAAGGTTCCGGAGTTCAACGCCAAGCTTGCCCAGGACCTGATCAAGCAGGCCGGTTACAAGGGCGACGTGATCCCGTTCCGCCTTCTCAACAACTACTACACCAACCAGACCTCGAACGGTCAGATCATGGTTGAGATGTGGAAGCAGGTCGGCCTCAACGTTCAGATCGAAATGAAGGAAAACTGGGGCCAGATCCACGATCCGGCTGGCGTCAAGGGTGTTCGCGACTGGTCGGCCTCGGCCGCCTTCAGTGATCCGGTCTCCTCGATCGTCGCTCAGTTCGGTCCGAACGGCGAGGTGCAGCAGAAGAAGGACTGGACCAATGCGGAAGCCAACCAGATGGCGTCGATCCTGGAAACCAGCACCGACGCGGCTGCCCGCAAGAAGGCTTTCGCCCGCATGCTGGAAATCTGCGAGCGCGAAGACCCCGTCTACCAGGTCCTGCACCAGAACGCCGTGTTCACGGGCATGAAGTCGTCGCTTAAATGGAAGGCCGCTCCGGCCTTCGCGATGGACTTCCGCTCCTCCAACTGGGCGATCTGA
- a CDS encoding sugar phosphate isomerase/epimerase family protein has translation MSSLPVIGAAMTLGELEVHRNWLFEKQRDLELQDFTTADVLNGDWTLLAERARKLLDGFEGRLGIHGPFWGFTIASNDPDIRAVVAKRLKQGLDVCAAIGATQMVAHSPYTTWSYNNLDNNKGEPERVVEHVHLTMRDAVKQAEDIGAVIVLENIEDIDQHVRVALADSFNSPAVAVSIDTGHAHYAHGSTGAPPVDYYVKAAGNRLQHVHLQDADGYADRHWALGEGNILWPSVFQALADLTSNPRLIVEIKDKSKIPASVEYLASLGLGQ, from the coding sequence ATGTCCTCCCTCCCCGTGATCGGCGCCGCCATGACGCTTGGCGAGCTCGAAGTTCACCGCAACTGGCTTTTCGAAAAACAGCGCGATCTCGAACTCCAGGATTTCACCACCGCCGACGTCCTGAACGGCGATTGGACGCTGCTCGCCGAGCGCGCCAGGAAGCTGCTGGATGGTTTTGAAGGCCGCCTGGGCATCCACGGCCCGTTCTGGGGCTTCACCATTGCCTCGAATGACCCGGATATCCGCGCCGTCGTCGCCAAGCGCCTGAAGCAGGGCCTCGACGTCTGCGCCGCGATCGGCGCGACGCAGATGGTCGCCCACAGCCCCTATACGACCTGGTCCTACAACAACCTCGACAACAACAAGGGCGAGCCCGAGCGCGTCGTCGAGCATGTGCATCTGACGATGAGGGACGCCGTCAAGCAGGCCGAGGATATCGGCGCCGTGATCGTTCTAGAAAACATCGAGGATATCGACCAGCACGTCCGCGTGGCACTCGCCGACAGCTTCAACTCGCCGGCCGTCGCGGTCTCGATCGACACTGGCCATGCCCATTACGCGCATGGTTCTACCGGCGCACCGCCGGTCGATTATTATGTGAAGGCAGCCGGCAACCGCCTGCAGCACGTCCACCTACAGGACGCCGACGGATACGCAGACCGCCACTGGGCGCTCGGCGAAGGCAATATCCTCTGGCCGTCGGTCTTCCAGGCACTTGCCGATCTCACCAGCAATCCGCGCCTGATCGTCGAGATCAAGGACAAGTCGAAGATTCCGGCTTCGGTCGAGTATCTCGCTTCCCTCGGCCTCGGCCAGTAA
- a CDS encoding GntR family transcriptional regulator — protein MADSGLLKVTSRVTVQDTVYEQLRRALMWGSFAPAQAITISSLATEFGTSHMPVREALRRLAAENGLEIGHNGSARVPAVSRERLDDLCQARIALEGLATELAAAHMTDEDIDRSEALAREHDETGKAGDVYGMLRKNQAFHFGIYEASRSEVLPQHIEMLWLRFGPYMRMLTNYVEKEFDKGVVYPFSSYHFRIVAALRERNGALAREMMVGDILATQSHLRDMSPELR, from the coding sequence ATGGCGGATAGCGGGCTTTTGAAGGTCACGTCGCGCGTGACTGTTCAGGATACGGTCTACGAACAGTTGCGCCGGGCGCTGATGTGGGGTTCCTTTGCCCCGGCGCAGGCGATCACTATTTCGTCGCTGGCGACCGAGTTCGGCACCAGCCACATGCCGGTGCGCGAGGCATTGAGACGGCTCGCGGCGGAGAACGGGCTAGAGATCGGCCATAACGGATCGGCGCGGGTGCCGGCGGTTTCCCGCGAGCGGCTCGACGATCTCTGCCAAGCGCGCATCGCGCTCGAAGGTCTGGCGACGGAACTCGCCGCCGCGCATATGACCGATGAGGATATCGACCGTTCGGAAGCGCTCGCCCGCGAGCATGACGAGACCGGCAAGGCCGGCGACGTCTATGGCATGCTGCGCAAGAACCAGGCATTCCATTTCGGCATCTACGAGGCATCGCGCTCCGAAGTGCTGCCACAGCATATCGAAATGCTCTGGCTGCGGTTCGGCCCCTATATGCGGATGCTGACCAATTACGTGGAAAAGGAATTCGACAAGGGCGTTGTGTACCCGTTCTCGTCCTATCATTTCAGGATCGTCGCGGCGCTTCGCGAGCGGAATGGTGCGCTTGCGCGGGAGATGATGGTGGGGGATATCCTCGCCACCCAGTCGCACCTGCGGGATATGTCCCCGGAACTGCGGTAA